A window of the Synergistota bacterium genome harbors these coding sequences:
- a CDS encoding lectin like domain-containing protein: VLYNDYCGMNNGLMYAGSTRIYGANAFQALYDSYLMGVVLSVFMLNGGYVDYTIRVYAGYSTPPRIGSVSPDAIESGRLYYTGYYTIKLSNPPYLSAGEPFVVVVELRPQFPSRAYPLGCESYISGYCSNVIINRGESFVSPDGIVWYDLYNYYSKDGYGNLSIKAIISFYSSPPSGGGGGGCSAGGSSLGLVFILSLPVLFVLRRR, encoded by the coding sequence TGTTCTTTATAATGACTATTGTGGGATGAATAATGGACTAATGTATGCTGGGAGCACGAGAATTTATGGAGCCAACGCTTTTCAAGCTCTTTATGATTCCTATCTTATGGGGGTTGTGCTTTCGGTTTTTATGTTAAATGGCGGTTATGTAGATTATACGATAAGGGTATATGCAGGTTACTCGACTCCGCCGAGAATAGGTTCTGTTTCTCCCGATGCTATAGAAAGCGGGAGGTTGTACTATACAGGATATTATACTATTAAACTAAGCAATCCGCCTTATCTTAGTGCGGGGGAGCCTTTTGTGGTTGTTGTAGAGCTTAGGCCTCAATTCCCATCAAGAGCCTATCCTTTGGGTTGCGAAAGCTATATAAGTGGGTATTGTAGCAATGTGATTATAAATCGTGGTGAGAGTTTTGTTAGTCCTGATGGCATTGTATGGTATGATTTATATAATTATTATTCTAAAGATGGTTATGGTAACCTCTCAATAAAAGCTATAATAAGCTTTTATTCATCTCCGCCATCAGGTGGAGGCGGTGGAGGTTGTTCGGCAGGCGGAAGCTCCCTTGGTCTTGTGTTTATTTTATCTTTGCCTGTTTTATTCGTCTTAAGGAGGAGATAG